Proteins encoded within one genomic window of Granulicella pectinivorans:
- a CDS encoding TetR/AcrR family transcriptional regulator, protein MPHETPQSAAETAVEIKMGRPRCFCEDAALEKAMRVFWEKGYEGATLADLTTAMGINRSSMYATFGDKQSLFRRALALYFEGPMSYIPKALAKPTAREVIDALLEGSMDLLSDSANPRGCLSVQGALATGTEAAEMKQAMIDLRRQGESLLAERFQRAHDEGDLPAHLAPADFARYISTILTGIGVQAANGSTPAELQRIVRIAKQSLPL, encoded by the coding sequence ATGCCGCACGAGACCCCACAATCTGCTGCTGAGACCGCCGTCGAAATAAAGATGGGCCGTCCCCGATGCTTCTGCGAGGACGCCGCGCTGGAAAAAGCCATGCGCGTCTTCTGGGAGAAGGGGTACGAAGGTGCCACGCTCGCCGACCTCACCACGGCCATGGGCATCAATCGTTCCAGCATGTACGCCACCTTCGGCGACAAGCAATCCCTCTTCCGCCGCGCCCTCGCTCTCTACTTCGAAGGCCCGATGTCCTATATCCCCAAAGCCCTGGCGAAGCCAACTGCCCGCGAGGTCATCGACGCCCTGCTCGAAGGCTCCATGGACCTGCTCTCCGACTCTGCCAACCCCCGTGGCTGTCTTTCGGTCCAGGGCGCGTTAGCCACCGGCACTGAAGCCGCGGAGATGAAGCAGGCCATGATCGACCTCCGCCGCCAGGGCGAATCCCTCCTCGCAGAGCGCTTCCAACGCGCCCACGACGAAGGCGACCTCCCCGCCCACCTCGCCCCAGCGGATTTCGCCCGGTACATCTCCACCATCCTCACCGGCATAGGCGTCCAGGCCGCCAACGGGTCTACTCCGGCCGAACTGCAACGCATCGTGCGGATCGCCAAGCAGTCCCTCCCGCTCTAA
- a CDS encoding SDR family oxidoreductase has product MAGKLEGKIALVTGGNSGIGLATAKRFVDEGAFVYITGRRQPELDAAVAAIGRQVKAVRADASKLADLDALFAQIKQEKGRLDVVFVNAGGGTFAPLGSITEEHFDQIFNTNVKGLLFTVQGALPLIPEGGSIILNASIVSIKGMPAFSVYSASKAAVRSFARTWTQDLKDKKIRVNVVSPGPIATPGVDGLAQTEEERQAFYAQMASMVPMGRVGEADEIAKAAVFLACEDSSFVAGIELFVDGGAAQV; this is encoded by the coding sequence ATGGCAGGCAAACTGGAAGGCAAGATCGCGCTGGTTACGGGCGGCAACTCGGGCATTGGGCTGGCTACGGCGAAGCGTTTCGTCGATGAGGGGGCGTTCGTTTACATTACGGGGCGGCGTCAGCCGGAGCTGGATGCGGCGGTCGCGGCGATTGGACGCCAGGTGAAGGCGGTTCGGGCCGATGCTTCCAAGCTCGCGGATCTGGACGCGCTGTTTGCGCAAATCAAGCAGGAGAAGGGGCGGCTGGACGTGGTGTTCGTGAATGCCGGCGGCGGGACGTTCGCTCCGTTGGGCTCGATTACGGAGGAGCACTTCGACCAGATCTTCAATACGAATGTGAAGGGTCTATTGTTTACGGTGCAGGGCGCGCTGCCGCTGATTCCGGAGGGCGGATCGATCATTTTGAATGCTTCGATCGTGTCGATCAAGGGTATGCCGGCGTTCAGCGTGTACTCGGCGTCGAAGGCGGCGGTGCGGTCGTTTGCACGGACCTGGACGCAGGATCTGAAAGACAAGAAGATCCGCGTGAACGTGGTGAGCCCAGGACCGATTGCGACGCCGGGGGTGGATGGGCTGGCGCAGACGGAGGAGGAGCGTCAGGCGTTTTATGCGCAGATGGCTTCAATGGTGCCGATGGGTAGGGTGGGCGAGGCGGACGAGATCGCAAAGGCCGCGGTGTTCCTGGCTTGTGAGGACTCGAGCTTTGTGGCTGGGATCGAGTTGTTTGTGGATGGCGGCGCGGCGCAGGTTTAA
- a CDS encoding multicopper oxidase family protein, with protein sequence MPSTRRIFLEQAASMAIAQAMPGMKRLQAPQSALTPLRTLALAPFVDALPLPEIVRNTGLPVTLTMREIRAKVHRDVPATRMWSYGPAAMAPLVETRARQPLTIRWVNNLPAKHFLPIDYSLHGSGHDVPEVRAAVHLHGAKTASKDDGYPEDWFVPGQSRTCHYPMDQEATALWFHDHAMGINRLNTYAGLFGMLLVRDEVEDALQLPSGAYEVPLILYDRDFLADGELLYDVSGDPAKPWIPEFSADGILVNGKIRPYLEVEPRIYRFRVVNVANSRFFQLSLSDGQAFWQIGCDQGLLAAPVAQHSVVLGCAERADLLVDFSGLAGKTTHLRTGAFDIVQFRVKGQAAVAHKPVPRVLRSIARTPESEAVTTRTITLHDYKDDVDRSMVMLLNRKHWHEPTTEFPKLHTAEIWEFVNLTDDTHPMHLHLVRFQILDRRPFDTTAYLMEKTLRFTGQAEAPAAHEMGWKDVVQCPPGLVTRIIVRFEGYAGRYLYHCHILEHEANDMMRPFEVVV encoded by the coding sequence TTGCCGAGTACACGCCGTATCTTTCTGGAACAAGCCGCGTCCATGGCGATTGCGCAAGCGATGCCTGGGATGAAGAGGCTGCAGGCACCGCAGAGCGCGCTCACTCCGCTGCGGACGCTGGCGCTTGCTCCGTTTGTGGATGCACTGCCTCTGCCAGAGATCGTGCGGAACACGGGGCTACCAGTGACGCTGACCATGCGGGAGATTCGCGCCAAGGTGCATCGCGATGTGCCGGCTACGCGGATGTGGAGCTACGGGCCTGCGGCGATGGCTCCGCTGGTGGAGACGCGGGCGCGGCAGCCGCTGACGATCCGGTGGGTGAACAACCTGCCTGCGAAGCACTTTCTGCCGATCGATTATTCGTTGCATGGATCGGGGCACGATGTTCCGGAGGTGCGGGCGGCGGTACATCTGCATGGGGCGAAGACGGCCTCGAAGGACGATGGATATCCGGAGGACTGGTTTGTGCCCGGTCAGTCGCGGACGTGCCACTATCCGATGGATCAGGAGGCGACCGCGCTGTGGTTTCACGACCATGCGATGGGGATCAACCGGCTGAATACGTATGCGGGACTGTTTGGGATGCTCCTGGTGCGGGACGAGGTGGAAGACGCCCTGCAACTTCCGAGTGGAGCATATGAGGTTCCGCTGATCCTTTACGACAGGGACTTTTTAGCCGATGGCGAGCTGCTCTATGACGTCTCGGGCGACCCGGCGAAGCCATGGATTCCGGAGTTTTCGGCGGATGGGATCCTGGTGAATGGCAAGATTCGCCCTTATCTGGAGGTCGAACCGCGGATATACCGGTTCCGCGTGGTGAATGTGGCGAACAGCCGCTTCTTTCAGCTTTCGTTGTCGGATGGCCAGGCATTTTGGCAGATAGGGTGCGATCAGGGGCTGCTGGCTGCGCCGGTGGCACAACATAGCGTTGTGCTTGGCTGCGCGGAGAGGGCGGACCTGCTTGTGGACTTCAGCGGTCTTGCTGGGAAGACGACGCATCTGCGGACGGGGGCGTTCGATATCGTGCAGTTTCGCGTGAAGGGGCAGGCGGCGGTCGCGCATAAACCGGTGCCCAGGGTGCTGCGGAGCATTGCGCGGACTCCCGAATCGGAGGCGGTGACGACGCGCACGATTACGCTGCACGACTACAAGGACGATGTGGACCGCTCCATGGTGATGCTGCTGAATCGCAAACACTGGCATGAGCCGACGACGGAGTTTCCGAAGCTGCATACGGCGGAGATCTGGGAGTTCGTGAACCTTACGGACGATACGCATCCGATGCATCTGCACCTGGTGCGCTTCCAGATACTCGACCGGAGGCCGTTCGATACGACCGCGTACCTGATGGAGAAGACGCTCCGTTTTACGGGGCAGGCGGAGGCTCCGGCGGCCCATGAGATGGGCTGGAAGGATGTGGTGCAGTGCCCGCCGGGGCTGGTGACGCGGATCATCGTGCGGTTTGAGGGGTATGCGGGGAGGTATCTGTACCACTGCCACATTCTGGAGCACGAGGCGAACGACATGATGCGTCCGTTTGAGGTGGTCGTTTAG
- a CDS encoding peroxiredoxin, giving the protein MSLRINDTAPNFTAETTQGTIDFHEFVGDSYVVLFSHPKDFTPVCTTELGAVATLEEQFAKRGVKVIGLSVDKVSDHGKWAEDIKDVSGATVSFPIIGDYDLKVAKLYDMLPGDEGDSCEGRTPANNAPVRTVFVVGPDKKIKLTLAYPMTTGRNFDEILRVLDSIQLTAKHKVATPANWKQGEDVIITGAVSNEEADKIFPGYKTVKPYLRTTEQPK; this is encoded by the coding sequence ATGTCGCTCCGGATCAATGACACGGCTCCGAATTTTACGGCGGAGACCACGCAGGGCACGATCGATTTTCACGAGTTTGTAGGCGATAGCTACGTGGTGCTGTTCTCGCACCCGAAGGACTTTACGCCGGTCTGCACGACGGAGCTGGGCGCAGTGGCGACGCTCGAAGAGCAGTTTGCAAAGCGCGGCGTGAAGGTAATCGGCCTTTCGGTGGACAAGGTAAGCGACCATGGCAAGTGGGCTGAGGACATCAAGGACGTGAGCGGCGCGACGGTGAGCTTTCCGATCATCGGCGACTACGACCTGAAGGTGGCGAAGCTGTACGACATGCTGCCGGGCGATGAGGGAGATAGCTGCGAGGGACGCACGCCGGCGAACAACGCTCCGGTGCGCACGGTGTTTGTGGTTGGACCCGACAAAAAGATCAAGCTGACGCTGGCGTATCCGATGACGACGGGACGCAACTTCGACGAGATTCTGCGCGTGCTGGATTCGATTCAGTTGACGGCAAAGCACAAGGTGGCGACGCCGGCGAACTGGAAGCAGGGCGAAGACGTGATCATCACGGGCGCCGTCTCGAACGAAGAGGCGGACAAGATCTTCCCGGGATACAAGACGGTAAAGCCGTATCTGCGCACGACGGAACAGCCGAAGTAA
- a CDS encoding PhzF family phenazine biosynthesis protein, giving the protein MSTPRTLDYTQVDVFAERPLEGNMLAIFHDATGLTTAEMQALARETNLSETTFILPRDEATERAQGVRVRIFTTEEELRFAGHPTLGTASWIHEHHPIFRNAETITLELGVGQVPVRFDPSDPARPGVFGTMHQPNPTFGAVHDPAAVAAAIGLTAADLDPTLPIQTVSTGMAFCIVPLRSLEVARRLKIPQGKAQPYLDASDAKFFHCITRTEQGSRAQWHARMQFYNGEDPATGSASGCTIAFLVQHGAAPSGELTLLEQGIEMLRPSEIHTRATLLNGAVTKVFVGGRTIPVATGRFFLP; this is encoded by the coding sequence ATGTCAACCCCGCGCACCCTCGACTACACCCAGGTCGACGTCTTCGCCGAGCGCCCCCTCGAAGGCAACATGCTCGCCATCTTCCACGATGCTACCGGCCTCACCACCGCCGAAATGCAGGCGCTCGCCCGCGAAACCAACCTCTCCGAGACCACCTTCATCCTCCCTCGCGACGAGGCCACCGAGCGCGCCCAGGGCGTCCGCGTCCGCATCTTCACCACCGAGGAAGAGCTCCGCTTCGCCGGCCACCCCACCCTCGGCACCGCAAGCTGGATCCACGAACACCACCCCATCTTCCGCAACGCCGAGACCATCACCCTCGAACTCGGCGTGGGCCAGGTTCCCGTCCGCTTCGATCCCTCCGACCCGGCGCGCCCCGGCGTCTTCGGCACCATGCACCAGCCCAACCCTACCTTCGGTGCCGTACACGACCCCGCAGCCGTCGCCGCAGCCATCGGCCTCACCGCAGCCGACCTCGACCCCACCCTGCCCATCCAAACCGTCTCCACCGGCATGGCCTTCTGCATCGTGCCCCTGCGCTCGCTCGAAGTCGCAAGACGCCTCAAGATCCCCCAGGGCAAGGCCCAGCCCTACCTCGACGCCTCCGACGCCAAATTCTTCCACTGCATCACCCGCACCGAGCAGGGAAGTCGAGCCCAATGGCACGCCCGCATGCAGTTCTACAACGGAGAAGACCCCGCCACCGGTTCCGCATCCGGCTGCACCATCGCCTTCCTCGTCCAACACGGTGCCGCCCCCTCCGGCGAGCTAACCCTTTTGGAACAGGGAATCGAGATGTTACGGCCCAGTGAAATTCACACCCGCGCAACACTTCTCAACGGAGCCGTCACAAAAGTGTTCGTCGGTGGACGCACCATTCCCGTTGCAACGGGACGCTTTTTCCTGCCGTGA
- a CDS encoding NAD-dependent epimerase/dehydratase family protein yields MNGVCAVTGANGYVGSHIAALLASHFAVVPMGRKAGSEGIVWQMGDNGVGEALRSHGVTALVHSAWDMTQTDAMLSWETNVEGTRSLIAEAKAAGVERIVFISTISCFEEARSNYGKTKLAAEKIVIDAGGTVIRPGLVWGERAGGMFGSLRKQVSGGGVVPMVGSGLYTQFLVHEEDLAAAVLRALEDDRFSGRVLTVAHPKPWMLRDLVLRIASEEGKQVKLVSVPWRFVYFALKSAEKIGLKLSFRSDSLLSMVYSNPKPAFSDDIPVRSFS; encoded by the coding sequence ATGAATGGAGTGTGTGCTGTAACGGGGGCGAACGGTTATGTCGGTTCCCATATTGCAGCGTTGCTGGCGAGCCACTTCGCCGTGGTTCCGATGGGCCGGAAGGCCGGATCCGAGGGCATCGTGTGGCAGATGGGCGACAACGGCGTGGGTGAGGCTCTACGCAGCCATGGTGTGACAGCGCTGGTCCATAGCGCATGGGACATGACGCAGACCGACGCTATGCTGAGCTGGGAGACAAACGTGGAGGGCACACGCAGTCTGATTGCCGAGGCAAAGGCAGCGGGCGTCGAACGGATCGTCTTCATTTCGACGATATCCTGCTTTGAAGAGGCTCGCTCCAACTACGGAAAGACCAAGCTGGCCGCGGAGAAGATCGTCATCGATGCGGGTGGGACGGTGATTCGTCCGGGGCTCGTGTGGGGAGAGAGAGCGGGCGGCATGTTTGGGTCGCTGCGGAAGCAGGTGAGCGGCGGAGGGGTGGTGCCGATGGTAGGCAGCGGCCTGTATACGCAGTTTCTGGTTCACGAAGAAGATCTTGCCGCAGCGGTGCTGCGTGCCCTCGAAGACGACCGCTTTTCAGGAAGAGTGCTGACGGTGGCGCATCCGAAGCCATGGATGCTGCGCGACCTGGTGCTTCGTATCGCGAGTGAGGAAGGCAAACAGGTGAAGCTGGTCAGTGTGCCGTGGCGTTTTGTCTACTTCGCCTTGAAGAGCGCCGAGAAGATAGGGCTGAAGCTGAGCTTTCGCTCCGACAGCCTGCTCAGCATGGTCTACTCCAACCCCAAACCAGCCTTTTCCGACGATATCCCTGTCCGTAGCTTTAGCTGA
- a CDS encoding glycosyltransferase family 2 protein, with the protein MPETNANLTPAVTRVADHSPRIAVLIPCHNEEVAIGNVVSGFAIALPTASIYVYDNNSTDKTMAKARAAGAIVAQETLQGKGNVVRRMFSDIDADVYVLVDGDDTYDAASAQAMIDLLYSECVDMVTGTRVTEIVAAYRRGHRFGNVALTGIVRFVFGSRITDMLSGYRVFSRRFVKTFPALSSGFETETELTIHALELRMPLAEMETQYRDRAEGSSSKLSTYKDGARILLTIVTLIKEERPLQFFTVISLVVFVTAMVLGFPLVLEFHRTHLVPRLPTAILSAAMVMISFLSFVCGLVMDTLSRARKEIKRLAYLSIQPPRRTM; encoded by the coding sequence ATGCCGGAGACAAACGCAAACCTCACTCCCGCCGTTACTCGCGTGGCCGATCACTCGCCTCGGATCGCCGTTTTGATCCCTTGCCACAATGAGGAAGTCGCGATTGGAAACGTCGTATCCGGCTTCGCCATCGCTCTGCCCACGGCCTCCATCTACGTGTACGACAACAACTCCACCGACAAGACCATGGCCAAGGCAAGGGCAGCCGGCGCCATCGTCGCGCAGGAGACCCTGCAGGGTAAAGGCAACGTCGTACGCCGGATGTTCTCCGATATCGATGCCGACGTCTACGTGCTCGTCGATGGCGATGACACCTACGATGCCGCCAGCGCTCAGGCCATGATTGATCTCCTCTATAGCGAGTGCGTCGACATGGTCACCGGCACCCGCGTCACAGAAATTGTCGCGGCGTATCGCCGTGGACACCGCTTCGGTAACGTGGCTCTCACGGGCATCGTACGTTTCGTCTTCGGCAGCCGGATCACCGATATGCTCTCCGGCTACCGCGTCTTCAGCCGGCGCTTCGTCAAGACCTTCCCTGCGTTGAGCTCAGGCTTTGAGACCGAGACCGAACTCACCATCCACGCACTCGAACTGCGTATGCCTCTCGCCGAGATGGAGACTCAGTATCGCGACCGCGCCGAAGGGAGTTCCTCGAAGTTGAGCACCTACAAAGACGGTGCGCGTATCCTGCTCACCATCGTCACCCTCATCAAGGAAGAGCGCCCGCTTCAGTTCTTTACCGTCATCTCGTTGGTGGTCTTCGTCACTGCGATGGTTCTCGGCTTCCCGTTGGTCCTGGAGTTCCACAGGACCCATCTCGTACCCCGTCTTCCGACCGCAATCCTGAGCGCTGCGATGGTGATGATCTCGTTCCTCAGCTTCGTGTGCGGGTTGGTCATGGACACTCTCTCCCGCGCGCGCAAGGAGATCAAGCGCCTCGCTTACCTCTCGATTCAGCCCCCACGCAGAACGATGTAA
- a CDS encoding GMC oxidoreductase: MDLPQIVVGSGPAGVSVSKALLERGYSVWMLDGGSTLEPEKAAKLVELGSLPSAEWPGKASLWMREGTKAGVKGLLKLTYGSDFPYKKMPGATPMTSEGVYVQYSMGKGGLSATWGTAVMPYRQSDIEDWPLTVKELEPHYRAVLDFMPVAQGVDGLEEDFPTFKPTQPMPLGPQGKQLWDSLSVHNSELREHGIKFGQSRLAINQPGHGAPGPCQLCALCMYGCPYGLLYSSAQTVDELKEHPNFRYMPGYTVQRVDETDEGVSVNAVLSDGRTQILQGDRAFLAAGVIASTAIVLRSIEAYDKPVTFRDSHYFMMPMLSLRGAPGFERGHLQTMSQIFLEIMDDRVSRYSTHLQIYTYSDLFEQPIHTMLGMLGPLARLFPWKAVLSRLTIVQAFMHSSDSPGFTGILERDGESDRLRLIAEERPETTSLVKTLLKKLSAIRGLTGMIPVGPMMERGEPGRGFHTGGTFPMAHEPKGFESDLLGRPAGLKRVHVVDSSVLPSIAGTTITYTVMANAHRIGTHAGA, translated from the coding sequence ATGGATCTTCCACAGATTGTAGTAGGCTCCGGTCCGGCGGGAGTTTCTGTCTCCAAGGCGTTACTGGAGAGGGGATATAGCGTGTGGATGCTGGATGGTGGTTCCACGCTTGAACCTGAAAAGGCTGCGAAACTGGTGGAACTTGGGAGCCTGCCTTCCGCGGAGTGGCCAGGCAAAGCAAGCCTATGGATGCGCGAGGGAACGAAGGCTGGCGTGAAGGGCCTGTTGAAGCTGACCTACGGTTCTGACTTCCCATACAAGAAGATGCCCGGTGCGACGCCGATGACGAGTGAAGGCGTGTACGTGCAGTACTCCATGGGTAAAGGTGGACTGAGCGCGACATGGGGCACGGCTGTGATGCCGTATCGCCAGAGCGATATCGAAGACTGGCCGTTGACCGTGAAGGAGCTTGAACCCCACTATCGCGCGGTGTTGGACTTTATGCCCGTGGCACAGGGCGTGGACGGCCTGGAAGAGGACTTCCCCACCTTCAAGCCCACGCAACCCATGCCTCTGGGACCGCAGGGGAAGCAGCTTTGGGACAGCCTGAGTGTGCATAACAGCGAACTGCGGGAACACGGGATTAAATTCGGACAGTCGCGGCTCGCGATCAATCAGCCGGGTCATGGCGCTCCGGGACCTTGCCAACTGTGTGCGCTGTGCATGTACGGGTGTCCGTATGGATTGCTTTACTCGTCGGCACAGACGGTCGATGAGCTTAAGGAGCATCCGAACTTTCGCTATATGCCGGGATACACGGTCCAGCGCGTGGATGAGACGGACGAGGGCGTCTCCGTGAACGCTGTGTTGTCGGATGGGAGGACACAGATTCTTCAAGGCGATCGGGCTTTTCTCGCAGCCGGTGTCATCGCCTCCACGGCGATCGTGCTTCGGTCGATCGAAGCTTACGATAAGCCGGTCACCTTTCGTGACTCGCACTACTTCATGATGCCGATGCTGAGTCTGCGTGGCGCGCCTGGGTTTGAGCGCGGCCACTTACAGACGATGTCACAGATATTCCTGGAGATTATGGACGACCGCGTAAGTCGCTACTCCACTCATCTCCAGATCTATACCTATAGCGACTTATTCGAACAACCGATCCACACGATGCTGGGCATGCTGGGCCCTCTGGCCAGGCTCTTTCCGTGGAAGGCGGTTCTGTCGCGGCTTACGATTGTGCAGGCTTTTATGCACTCCTCGGACTCACCCGGTTTTACGGGTATCCTCGAGCGCGATGGCGAGTCGGATCGTCTGCGTCTGATCGCCGAGGAGCGGCCAGAGACCACGAGCTTGGTGAAGACGTTGCTCAAGAAGCTGAGCGCGATTCGCGGGTTGACGGGCATGATACCGGTTGGGCCCATGATGGAACGCGGTGAGCCTGGCCGCGGATTCCACACCGGAGGAACGTTCCCCATGGCGCATGAACCGAAGGGATTCGAGAGCGATCTGCTGGGAAGGCCCGCTGGGCTGAAGAGGGTTCACGTTGTGGATTCGAGCGTACTGCCTTCCATCGCGGGAACCACCATCACCTACACTGTGATGGCGAACGCACACCGGATCGGCACACACGCCGGTGCATAA
- a CDS encoding ABC transporter permease, producing the protein MSSLLRNLRYSVRMLWKSPGLTLTVLLTLALGIGANTAIFTVDYATLLAPMPYPQPEQLVVVWSKIKTYHNGISAGDYTDWKNQAHSFSTLSAFTGASFNIASKEEPENIDGREVTVGYYNMMGRPFFLGRDFLPEEGVAGKDHVVILTHKLWAHLGGDSKILGTAMRLNGEPYTVVGVLPPGLDDRSDEQLAVPLVFKPEQLNHDFHWLLSIGRLKPGVTIQQAQADMDAVTANIAKAYPKSNQGWGSFVEPLKNDFLPSERKQTLWLLLGAVAFILLIACVNVANLLLARGMARQKELAVRSALGASRRTIFVQLLTESLLLALTGGLLGVGAGYAMLRALIAIMPKGTLPSEADLQLNLPILGFTLVATTLAGVLFGSAPAWYASRIDPGEALKEGGRTGTAAGRHRLRQSLVVGEFALALALLSGAGLAIHSFLNLLKVDLGMNTDHVLTFFLNVPDSRPKDPEKITAYYHQMLASIDSVPGVTATAASTGLPLYGAGFGMPFTIVGKPAFNDPSLRPNTEYGMVTPGFFKTFGVKITSGRAISDQDTTNSVKVAVVNEDFVKKYLKDADPLQTRISVEELIPGVTKLGPPQEWQIVGVYHTVKARDSKDGRPEMRIPFFQIPWPGAGIGVRTAGDPAAMVKSIAAAVHRVDPEVAVAFPRTMDEIHDNVLSNDRFTLTLFVCFAVVALLLAALGVYGVMSFSVAQRKHEIALRMALGSRRSGVVALIVREGLTLAGIGLGLGLVGAYFVGRSMQTTLYGVGKLDLSVFASVAALLLTSAVIACVVPARRAASVQPMQALRSE; encoded by the coding sequence ATGTCGAGTCTTCTCCGGAATCTCCGCTACAGTGTGCGCATGCTTTGGAAGAGCCCCGGGTTAACGTTGACGGTGCTGCTGACCCTCGCGCTTGGGATTGGCGCGAATACGGCGATCTTTACCGTGGACTACGCTACGCTGCTGGCACCGATGCCGTATCCGCAGCCGGAGCAGTTGGTGGTGGTCTGGTCGAAGATCAAGACGTACCATAACGGGATTTCGGCCGGCGACTATACGGACTGGAAGAACCAGGCGCACTCGTTCTCGACGCTGAGCGCTTTTACAGGCGCATCGTTCAATATTGCGAGCAAGGAAGAACCAGAGAATATCGATGGGCGCGAGGTGACCGTCGGCTACTACAACATGATGGGACGGCCGTTCTTCCTGGGGCGTGACTTTCTGCCGGAGGAGGGGGTGGCGGGCAAGGACCATGTCGTCATCCTGACGCATAAGCTGTGGGCACACCTTGGGGGCGACAGCAAGATTCTCGGCACCGCGATGCGTTTGAATGGCGAGCCCTATACCGTCGTGGGCGTGCTGCCACCGGGGCTGGACGATCGCTCTGACGAGCAGCTTGCCGTGCCGCTGGTCTTCAAGCCGGAACAACTGAACCATGACTTTCACTGGTTGCTGTCGATCGGGCGGTTGAAACCCGGCGTGACCATCCAGCAGGCGCAGGCGGACATGGATGCGGTGACGGCGAATATCGCCAAGGCGTATCCGAAGAGCAACCAGGGGTGGGGCTCGTTTGTAGAACCGTTGAAGAATGACTTTCTGCCGAGCGAGCGGAAACAGACACTATGGCTTCTGCTGGGAGCGGTGGCGTTCATTCTGCTGATTGCGTGCGTGAATGTAGCGAACCTGCTGCTGGCGCGAGGCATGGCGCGCCAGAAGGAACTCGCGGTCCGCTCCGCGCTGGGTGCGAGCCGGCGCACGATCTTTGTGCAGTTGCTGACGGAGTCGCTTCTGCTGGCGCTTACGGGAGGCCTGCTTGGCGTGGGTGCCGGATACGCGATGCTGCGTGCGCTGATCGCGATTATGCCGAAGGGCACGCTGCCTTCGGAGGCAGATCTGCAACTGAACCTGCCGATTCTTGGCTTCACGCTGGTTGCCACGACGCTGGCCGGGGTTCTCTTCGGTTCAGCGCCTGCGTGGTACGCGTCGCGGATCGACCCGGGTGAGGCATTGAAAGAAGGCGGCCGGACGGGAACGGCCGCGGGGCGCCATCGGTTGCGGCAGTCGCTGGTGGTGGGCGAGTTCGCGCTGGCACTGGCGCTGCTCTCCGGCGCAGGGCTGGCGATTCATTCGTTCCTGAACCTGTTGAAGGTCGACCTGGGGATGAATACGGACCATGTGCTGACGTTCTTTCTGAATGTTCCGGACTCGCGGCCCAAAGACCCCGAAAAGATCACCGCGTACTACCACCAGATGCTGGCCTCGATCGATTCCGTGCCAGGGGTGACGGCGACCGCGGCGTCGACTGGGCTTCCGCTGTACGGGGCGGGTTTCGGGATGCCCTTCACGATCGTGGGAAAGCCTGCCTTCAACGATCCCTCGCTACGTCCCAATACGGAATACGGCATGGTGACACCTGGATTCTTCAAGACGTTCGGCGTGAAGATCACTTCGGGGCGCGCGATCAGCGATCAGGACACGACTAACTCGGTTAAGGTCGCGGTGGTCAATGAAGACTTTGTGAAGAAGTATCTGAAGGACGCCGATCCGCTGCAGACGAGGATCTCCGTGGAGGAACTGATTCCCGGCGTGACGAAGCTGGGCCCGCCGCAGGAGTGGCAGATTGTTGGGGTGTACCACACTGTTAAGGCGCGCGACAGCAAGGACGGTCGGCCCGAGATGCGGATTCCCTTCTTTCAGATTCCATGGCCGGGTGCGGGTATCGGCGTGCGGACGGCGGGTGATCCTGCGGCGATGGTGAAGTCCATCGCGGCCGCCGTGCATCGCGTGGATCCTGAAGTTGCCGTCGCCTTTCCACGGACCATGGACGAGATCCACGACAATGTTCTGTCGAATGATCGTTTCACGCTGACGTTGTTTGTCTGTTTCGCGGTGGTGGCGCTGCTGCTGGCGGCTCTGGGCGTGTACGGCGTGATGTCGTTCTCGGTGGCGCAGAGGAAGCATGAGATTGCACTGCGCATGGCACTGGGTTCACGGCGCAGCGGTGTCGTTGCGCTGATCGTGCGCGAGGGGCTGACGCTGGCCGGCATTGGACTCGGGCTTGGCCTGGTGGGAGCTTACTTTGTGGGGCGCAGCATGCAGACCACGCTGTATGGCGTGGGCAAGCTGGACCTCTCCGTGTTTGCTTCGGTGGCAGCGCTGCTGCTGACGTCGGCGGTGATCGCGTGTGTGGTGCCAGCGCGGAGGGCGGCTTCGGTGCAGCCGATGCAGGCGCTACGGTCGGAGTAG